A DNA window from Hordeum vulgare subsp. vulgare chromosome 1H, MorexV3_pseudomolecules_assembly, whole genome shotgun sequence contains the following coding sequences:
- the LOC123450295 gene encoding splicing factor U2af small subunit B-like — MAEHLASIFGTEKDRVNCPFYFKIGACRHGDRCSRLHNRPTTSPTIVLANMYQRPDMITPGVDAQGVAIAPEKMQEHFEDFYEDIYEELSKFGEVETLNVCDNLADHMIGNVYVQFREEEQAVAAHNALQGRFYSGRPIIVEYSPVTDFREATCRQFEENSCNRGGYCNFMHVKQIGRELRRKLYGGRSRRSHGRSRSPSPQHRRDNRDRGGDFRRDGRDEYRGGGGGGGGGGYRGGDGGGYRGGGGGGGYRGGDGGGYRGGGGGGYRGGGRGGGGGGRHDRYDDGPRRRYGGSPPRRGRSPPARENSEERRAKIEQWNREREEK, encoded by the coding sequence ATGGCGGAACACTTGGCTTCAATTTTTGGCACGGAGAAGGATAGGGTCAACTGCCCCTTTTACTTCAAGATTGGAGCTTGCCGTCATGGGGATCGTTGCTCCCGTCTGCACAACAGGCCAACCACATCGCCAACTATTGTGCTTGCTAACATGTACCAGCGGCCTGATATGATCACCCCTGGAGTTGATGCCCAAGGTGTGGCTATTGCTCCAGAGAAGATGCAGGAGCACTTTGAGGACTTCTATGAGGATATCTACGAGGAGCTGAGCAAGTTCGGCGAGGTTGAGACCCTGAATGTGTGTGACAACCTTGCTGACCACATGATCGGGAATGTCTATGTCCAGTTCAGGGAGGAAGAGCAGGCAGTCGCTGCTCACAATGCCCTTCAAGGCCGCTTCTACTCTGGCCGCCCGATCATAGTGGAGTACTCCCCTGTGACAGACTTCCGTGAGGCAACCTGCAGGCAGTTTGAGGAGAACAGCTGCAACCGTGGTGGCTACTGCAACTTCATGCACGTGAAGCAGATTGGCAGGGAGCTTAGGAGGAAGCTATATGGGGGTCGGTCCAGGAGGAGCCATGGGAGGAGTCGCAGCCCTAGCCCGCAGCACAGGAGGGACAACCGTGACCGTGGTGGTGACTTCCGTCGTGATGGCCGGGATGAATaccgtggtggtggcggtggcggtggcggtggtggttaccgtggaggtgatggtggcgGCTACCGTGgtgggggcggtggtggtggttaccgtggaggtgatgggggCGGCTaccgtggtggcggcggcggcggttaccGTGGTGGGGGGaggggtggaggtggtggtggcaggcATGACAGGTATGATGATGGACCAAGGCGCAGGTATGGTGGCAGCCCGCCACGGCGTGGAAGGAGCCCCCCGGCAAGGGAGAACAGCGAGGAGCGCAGGGCCAAGATTGAGCAGTGGAACCGTGAGCGAGAGGAGAAGTGA